From one Aquila chrysaetos chrysaetos chromosome 7, bAquChr1.4, whole genome shotgun sequence genomic stretch:
- the NXPE3 gene encoding NXPE family member 3 isoform X1 gives MWRDSFRLQIFCLLMAVLAIVVLVHNFFQLEHLDDDTVSGSNWITENNVQHSLSQTTKTTRKPYCGYKQQTLSKREQAEQESLLAAIQWPKPPDGKIAFAQSTDPARSDFVIVKPSGFFKVGDQLEVLVRMNDFQGKPKQYGGDYLQARIHSPLLKAGATGRIVDCHNGLYKVFFTLLWPGEVKVSVSLVHPSEAIQVLLRLREERPDRVYFKSSFKSGRYSETTECNVCLPGDLPVCNFTDLYTGEPWFCYKPRKLSCASRISHAKGGYQKGLLTQEESLFFQSDVNIKRPILSSGPDSVIVKPKAFTDSSSMDRAEDPTVSPSGYYYEDQWRPRTHWIHHFNKSDDITKCLQGKVIHLFGDSTIRQWFEYLTAVVPDLVEFNLGSPKNVGPFMSVDLKHNILLKFRCHGPPIRFSTVFSSELRYIANELNGIVGGRNTVIAITIWSHFSTFPVEVYIRRLRNIRRSIIQLLDRSPKTLIIIRTANVQELGPEVSLFNSDWYSFQLDSVMRKMFSGIAVHFVDAWEMSLAHYLPHNLHPKEVIVKNQIDAFLSYVCPLQT, from the exons ATGTGGCGTGACTCATTCAGATTGCAGATCTTCTGCCTGCTTATGGCAGTACTGGCTATTGTGGTGCTGgtccataatttttttcagttagag CACCTGGATGATGACACGGTTTCAGGATCAAATTGgataacagaaaacaatgtcCAGCATTCTCTGTCACAGACAACCAAAACTACCAGGAAGCCTTACTGTGGTTATAAGCAGCAGACTTTGTCCAAAAGAGAGCAAGCAGAACAGGAATCGTTGCTTGCTGCAATACAGTGGCCAAAACCCCCTGATGGCAAAATTGCCTTTGCACAAAGCACTGATCCCGCACGTAGTGACTTTGTGATTGTGAAACCCAGCGGGTTCTTCAAGGTGGGTGATCAGTTAGAGGTACTTGTCCGTATGAATGATTTCCAAGGAAAACCCAAGCAATATGGTGGAGACTATCTACAAGCACGCATTCACTCTCCTCTGCTGAAAGCTGGAGCAACGGGAAGGATTGTAGATTGCCATAATGGCCTTTACAAAGTCTTCTTTACCTTGCTTTGGCCAGGAGAGGTCAAAGTTTCTGTGTCGCTTGTCCATCCGAGTGAAGCAATCCAAGTCCTCCTGCGTTTACGAGAAGAAAGGCCAGACAGGGTCTATTTCAAAAGCTCATTCAAGTCTGGGAGGTATTCAGAAACAACCGAGTGCAATGTTTGCTTGCCTGGAGATCTGCCGGTCTGTAACTTCACAGATCTCTACACGGGTGAGCCATGGTTCTGTTATAAGCCTCGAAAACTGTCCTGTGCCAGCCGAATCAGCCATGCCAAGGGTGGATATCAAAAAGGTCTTCTGACACAAGAGGAAAGCCTCTTTTTCCAAAG TGATGTGAATATCAAAAGGCCGATCCTCTCCAGTGGACCTGATTCAGTAATTGTAAAGCCCAAGGCATTTACAG attcAAGCAGTATGGACAGAGCTGAAGATCCCACGGTCTCCCCCTCTGGTTATTACTATGAAGACCAGTGGAGGCCCAGAACGCACTGGATCCATCACTTTAACAAGTCAGATGATATAACCAAGTGCTTACAGGGGAAAGTAATCCACTTGTTTGGAGACTCTACAATAAGGCAGTGGTTTGAATATCTGACAGCGGTTGTTccag ATCTAGTGGAATTTAACCTGGGGAGTCCCAAGAACGTGGGCCCTTTCATGTCTGTGGACCTGAAGCACAATATCCTACTGAAGTTCCGCTGTCATGGGCCACCCATTCGCTTTTCAACAGTCTTCAGCAGTGAACTGCGCTACATTGCCAATGAACTGAACGGCATAGTGGGTGGTAGAAACACAGTGATAGCCATAACTATATGGTCCCACTTCAGCACTTTCCCTGTGGAAGTGTATATCCGCCGGCTGAGGAACATTCGGAGATCAATTATTCAACTGCTGGATCGCAGCCCCAAGACTTTAATCATCATCAGAACCGCTAACGTTCAGGAGCTTGGGCCAGAAGTGAGCCTCTTTAACAGTGACTGGTATTCCTTTCAGCTTGATTCTGTCATGAGGAAAATGTTCTCAGGAATTGCTGTGCACTTTGTGGATGCTTGGGAGATGTCTCTGGCTCATTACTTGCCACATAACTTGCACCCAAAAGAAGTCATTGTTAAGAATCAAATAGATGCATTTTTATCTTATGTGTGCCCTCTGCAAACTTAG
- the NXPE3 gene encoding NXPE family member 3 isoform X2, with the protein MAFTKSSLPCFGQERSKFLCRLSIRVKQSKSSCVYEKKGQTGSISKAHSSLGGIQKQPSAMFACLEICRSVTSQISTRASFRLLVKYDIALEEVCICRSRRLIDVNIKRPILSSGPDSVIVKPKAFTDSSSMDRAEDPTVSPSGYYYEDQWRPRTHWIHHFNKSDDITKCLQGKVIHLFGDSTIRQWFEYLTAVVPDLVEFNLGSPKNVGPFMSVDLKHNILLKFRCHGPPIRFSTVFSSELRYIANELNGIVGGRNTVIAITIWSHFSTFPVEVYIRRLRNIRRSIIQLLDRSPKTLIIIRTANVQELGPEVSLFNSDWYSFQLDSVMRKMFSGIAVHFVDAWEMSLAHYLPHNLHPKEVIVKNQIDAFLSYVCPLQT; encoded by the exons ATGGCCTTTACAAAGTCTTCTTTACCTTGCTTTGGCCAGGAGAGGTCAAAGTTTCTGTGTCGCTTGTCCATCCGAGTGAAGCAATCCAAGTCCTCCTGCGTTTACGAGAAGAAAGGCCAGACAGGGTCTATTTCAAAAGCTCATTCAAGTCTGGGAGGTATTCAGAAACAACCGAGTGCAATGTTTGCTTGCCTGGAGATCTGCCGGTCTGTAACTTCACAGATCTCTACACGG gcaagctTTAGGTTATTGGTGAAATATGACATTGCCTTAGAGGAGGTGTGTATCTGCAGGAGCAGGCGTTTGAT TGATGTGAATATCAAAAGGCCGATCCTCTCCAGTGGACCTGATTCAGTAATTGTAAAGCCCAAGGCATTTACAG attcAAGCAGTATGGACAGAGCTGAAGATCCCACGGTCTCCCCCTCTGGTTATTACTATGAAGACCAGTGGAGGCCCAGAACGCACTGGATCCATCACTTTAACAAGTCAGATGATATAACCAAGTGCTTACAGGGGAAAGTAATCCACTTGTTTGGAGACTCTACAATAAGGCAGTGGTTTGAATATCTGACAGCGGTTGTTccag ATCTAGTGGAATTTAACCTGGGGAGTCCCAAGAACGTGGGCCCTTTCATGTCTGTGGACCTGAAGCACAATATCCTACTGAAGTTCCGCTGTCATGGGCCACCCATTCGCTTTTCAACAGTCTTCAGCAGTGAACTGCGCTACATTGCCAATGAACTGAACGGCATAGTGGGTGGTAGAAACACAGTGATAGCCATAACTATATGGTCCCACTTCAGCACTTTCCCTGTGGAAGTGTATATCCGCCGGCTGAGGAACATTCGGAGATCAATTATTCAACTGCTGGATCGCAGCCCCAAGACTTTAATCATCATCAGAACCGCTAACGTTCAGGAGCTTGGGCCAGAAGTGAGCCTCTTTAACAGTGACTGGTATTCCTTTCAGCTTGATTCTGTCATGAGGAAAATGTTCTCAGGAATTGCTGTGCACTTTGTGGATGCTTGGGAGATGTCTCTGGCTCATTACTTGCCACATAACTTGCACCCAAAAGAAGTCATTGTTAAGAATCAAATAGATGCATTTTTATCTTATGTGTGCCCTCTGCAAACTTAG